Proteins co-encoded in one Candidatus Effluviviaceae Genus V sp. genomic window:
- a CDS encoding metallophosphoesterase — MRYGILSDIHGNIDALEAVVAALEDVAVDGWLCLGDLVGYGAEPRAVVDRVRELDTLVVRGNHDHAVGDPALDASFNVWAARAIAWTRERLDDGASDYLSRLPLTHVLDDVLMVHAAPSDPIGWPYILDMATADRELDEFQQALCLFGHTHAPLSYSDAKGAGTVEAGTVAPYGDGLRAIVNVGSVGQPRDGDPAAAAGVLDTTEHTVSFMRVAYDVERAAGRIRDAGLPPLLADRLFQGR; from the coding sequence TCCACGGCAACATCGACGCCCTCGAGGCCGTCGTAGCGGCCCTCGAGGATGTTGCGGTGGACGGCTGGTTGTGTCTGGGTGACCTCGTCGGATACGGCGCCGAGCCGCGGGCGGTCGTAGACCGCGTTCGGGAGCTCGACACGCTCGTCGTCAGAGGTAACCACGACCACGCCGTCGGGGATCCCGCCCTCGACGCCTCGTTCAACGTGTGGGCCGCCAGGGCCATCGCGTGGACGCGGGAGCGGCTCGACGACGGCGCCTCGGACTACCTGTCCCGGCTTCCGTTGACCCACGTCCTCGACGACGTCCTGATGGTCCACGCGGCGCCGTCCGACCCGATCGGCTGGCCGTACATACTCGATATGGCGACGGCAGACCGCGAACTGGACGAGTTCCAGCAGGCACTGTGCCTCTTCGGCCATACGCACGCCCCGCTCTCGTATTCCGACGCGAAGGGGGCGGGGACGGTGGAGGCGGGCACGGTCGCGCCGTACGGTGACGGCCTCCGGGCCATCGTCAACGTCGGCAGCGTCGGCCAGCCGAGGGACGGCGACCCCGCGGCGGCCGCCGGCGTCCTCGACACGACGGAGCACACGGTCAGCTTCATGAGGGTGGCGTACGACGTGGAACGCGCCGCCGGCAGGATCCGCGACGCAGGACTCCCGCCGCTTCTGGCGGACAGGCTCTTTCAAGGCAGATGA